The proteins below come from a single Gordonia pseudamarae genomic window:
- a CDS encoding helix-turn-helix domain-containing protein → MSVDVKQIGARLRVLRRGRGWTLEELAAKAEMSTSTLSRLESGKRQAGLELLVPLTRELGISLDDLVTPVVRDPRIRRPVIHRDGLVIAPLAPEGAPVGTYKITYPPVRDAPEPRVHDGYEWLYVLSGRLRLLLGDQDLILTRGEAAEFDTRVPHSMSAAGGRPAQVLSIFNNDGVRMHTHTAPGQQA, encoded by the coding sequence ATGTCGGTAGACGTCAAGCAGATCGGGGCCCGGCTGCGTGTGCTGCGGCGTGGCCGGGGATGGACGCTGGAGGAACTCGCGGCGAAGGCGGAGATGTCGACCAGCACGCTGTCGCGGCTGGAGTCGGGCAAGCGGCAGGCCGGCCTCGAGCTGTTGGTACCGCTGACCCGGGAGCTCGGCATCAGTCTCGATGACCTGGTCACACCGGTTGTCCGCGACCCACGGATCCGCCGGCCGGTGATCCACCGGGACGGCCTGGTCATCGCGCCGCTCGCGCCGGAGGGAGCACCGGTCGGGACGTACAAGATCACCTACCCACCCGTTCGCGACGCGCCCGAGCCGCGGGTGCACGACGGCTACGAATGGCTCTACGTCCTGTCCGGCAGGCTTCGTCTGCTGCTGGGCGACCAGGACCTGATCCTCACCAGGGGGGAGGCGGCCGAGTTCGACACCCGCGTTCCGCACAGTATGTCCGCCGCGGGTGGCAGGCCCGCGCAGGTGTTGAGCATCTTCAACAACGACGGGGTGCGGATGCATACGCACACCGCGCCCGGCCAACAAGCGTGA
- a CDS encoding PspA domain-containing protein encodes MSTPESPGGTDPGIVDAEVVEQPPVTSPASPAPVSPYAGAAPTLPDPDYSEAGVPSFDFVRDKIEKRVATAIGSEVLAEASAEGHQADDALRRRNEAAKKKLDEIRRSMGGA; translated from the coding sequence GTGAGCACACCTGAATCGCCCGGCGGCACCGATCCCGGGATCGTCGACGCCGAGGTCGTCGAGCAACCGCCGGTCACCTCCCCGGCATCCCCGGCCCCGGTATCCCCCTACGCGGGCGCCGCGCCGACACTGCCCGACCCCGACTACTCGGAGGCCGGGGTGCCCTCGTTCGACTTCGTCCGCGACAAGATCGAGAAACGCGTCGCCACCGCCATCGGTTCGGAGGTACTCGCCGAGGCGTCCGCGGAAGGACACCAGGCCGACGACGCGTTGCGCAGACGCAACGAGGCCGCGAAGAAGAAACTCGACGAGATCCGCAGGTCCATGGGCGGAGCCTGA
- a CDS encoding TrmH family RNA methyltransferase: MDDNVSRPATDVLSERSSRVVAYAKLHRPSVRRDEGRFLVEGANSVAAALAVGRALVVLVRSGDAERHHGVLADAASRGVDVVQLTDKAVTKLSEATTPPGIFAVCELLDADLTEVLAAQPRLLAVAVEAREPGNAGTIIRCADAMGADAVVLLGDSVDPHNGKCVRSSAGSVFHLPIIRERSIADGLNRISVAGITTLATAADGELSLDDAEGVLSRPTAWLLGNEAHGLADEVLAAADHRVSIPIRGRAESLNIAAAAAICLYESARVLARRSA; this comes from the coding sequence ATAGACGACAACGTTTCCCGACCCGCGACGGATGTTCTCAGCGAACGTTCGTCGCGGGTCGTCGCGTATGCGAAGCTGCACCGTCCGTCGGTACGCCGCGACGAGGGGCGCTTCCTGGTGGAGGGCGCCAACTCGGTGGCCGCCGCGCTGGCTGTCGGCCGTGCTCTGGTCGTGCTGGTGCGGTCCGGGGACGCCGAACGTCACCACGGTGTGCTGGCCGACGCCGCATCGCGGGGTGTGGACGTCGTGCAACTCACCGACAAGGCCGTCACCAAACTGTCCGAGGCCACGACGCCGCCGGGCATCTTCGCGGTGTGTGAGCTCCTGGACGCCGATCTGACCGAGGTCCTGGCCGCCCAACCGCGACTGCTGGCCGTCGCCGTCGAGGCCCGCGAACCCGGCAATGCCGGTACCATCATCCGCTGCGCCGACGCGATGGGCGCCGATGCCGTTGTCCTGCTGGGTGATTCGGTAGACCCGCACAACGGAAAATGTGTCCGGTCCAGTGCTGGCAGCGTGTTCCATCTGCCGATCATCCGGGAACGGTCGATCGCCGACGGCCTGAACCGGATTAGCGTCGCCGGCATCACCACCCTGGCAACGGCCGCCGACGGCGAACTGTCCCTCGATGATGCCGAGGGCGTGCTGTCCCGGCCCACCGCATGGTTGCTCGGCAACGAGGCGCACGGACTCGCCGACGAGGTGCTGGCCGCCGCCGACCATCGCGTCTCCATCCCCATCCGTGGCCGCGCCGAAAGCCTCAATATCGCCGCGGCGGCCGCCATCTGCCTCTATGAAAGCGCTCGTGTCCTGGCACGACGGTCGGCCTGA
- the rplT gene encoding 50S ribosomal protein L20 gives MARVKRAVNAQKKRRTTLEASKGYRGQRSRLYRKAKEQQLHSLTYAYRDRRARKGEFRKLWIARINAAARANDITYNRFIQGLKAAGVEVDRKVLADIAVTDPAAFTGLVEVARKALPADVNAPAA, from the coding sequence ATGGCACGCGTGAAAAGGGCCGTCAACGCCCAGAAGAAGCGCCGGACAACCCTTGAGGCCTCCAAGGGCTACCGCGGTCAGCGGTCGCGGCTGTACCGCAAGGCCAAGGAACAGCAGCTCCACTCGCTGACCTACGCCTACCGGGACCGCCGTGCCCGCAAGGGCGAGTTCCGCAAGCTGTGGATCGCGCGCATCAACGCCGCCGCCCGCGCCAACGACATCACCTACAACCGCTTCATCCAGGGCCTCAAGGCCGCCGGAGTCGAGGTGGACCGCAAGGTGCTCGCCGACATCGCCGTCACCGACCCCGCCGCCTTCACGGGCCTGGTCGAGGTCGCCCGCAAGGCGCTGCCGGCCGACGTCAACGCACCGGCCGCCTGA
- the infC gene encoding translation initiation factor IF-3, with amino-acid sequence MSTETRINERIRVPEVRLVGPNSEQVGIVRVEDALRLAYEADLDLVEVAPDARPPVCKIMDYGKFKYEAAQKQREARRNQQMTVIKEQKLRPKIDDHDYETKKGHVVRFLKDGSKVKVTIMFRGREQSRPELGFRLLQRLGNDVAEYGFVETSAKQDGRNMTMVLAPHKGAKTRVKAQQERGAKPQPGPDGDAPTS; translated from the coding sequence ATCAGCACTGAGACCCGCATCAACGAGCGCATCCGCGTACCGGAGGTCCGTCTTGTCGGGCCCAATTCGGAGCAGGTGGGCATCGTGCGTGTTGAAGATGCGCTTCGTCTGGCCTACGAGGCCGACCTGGACTTGGTAGAGGTCGCGCCGGACGCCCGTCCGCCGGTCTGCAAGATCATGGACTACGGCAAGTTCAAGTACGAAGCGGCCCAGAAGCAGCGCGAGGCGCGCCGCAACCAGCAGATGACCGTCATCAAGGAGCAGAAGCTCCGCCCGAAGATCGACGACCACGACTACGAGACCAAGAAGGGTCACGTCGTCCGGTTCCTGAAGGACGGGTCCAAGGTGAAGGTCACCATCATGTTCCGCGGACGTGAGCAGTCCCGTCCCGAACTCGGATTCCGTCTGTTGCAGCGTCTGGGCAACGACGTCGCCGAATACGGGTTCGTCGAGACCTCAGCCAAGCAGGACGGCCGGAACATGACCATGGTGCTGGCCCCGCACAAGGGCGCCAAGACCCGCGTCAAGGCCCAGCAGGAGCGCGGCGCCAAGCCGCAGCCGGGCCCGGACGGCGACGCACCGACCAGCTAG
- a CDS encoding sigma-70 family RNA polymerase sigma factor encodes MEPAVFENARPRLVALATRMLGSGDDALDAVQEAWLKAARADSADIDNVEAWLSTVTSRVCLDMLRARRVVTDVAEVEVAAAGPGPEELAALADSVGAALSAVLDELGTAERVAFVLHDVFAVPFGEIASVIGRSPASTRQLASRARRRLAGHGDPTGVVSADRGPAVRAFIAASRDGDFDALVELLDPDAIFRTHSDEADPAVIVGGTAIAEAFRGRAVTAYAALLDGVVGIAVPIGGPVLLVTEFTFGAGGHIAAIDTTLRRAELEVMDIRALGD; translated from the coding sequence ATGGAGCCGGCAGTTTTCGAGAACGCGCGCCCCCGGCTGGTGGCGCTGGCAACCAGGATGCTGGGGTCCGGTGACGACGCGCTCGACGCCGTTCAGGAGGCGTGGCTGAAGGCGGCGCGCGCCGATTCGGCGGACATCGACAACGTCGAGGCCTGGCTGAGCACCGTGACCTCGCGGGTGTGTCTGGACATGCTGCGGGCCCGGCGTGTCGTGACCGACGTGGCCGAGGTGGAGGTGGCCGCGGCGGGTCCGGGGCCCGAGGAGCTGGCCGCGCTCGCCGACAGTGTGGGGGCCGCCCTGAGTGCCGTCCTCGATGAGCTGGGGACCGCCGAGCGGGTGGCCTTCGTCCTGCACGATGTGTTCGCGGTGCCATTCGGGGAGATCGCCTCGGTGATCGGCAGGTCGCCTGCCTCGACGCGGCAGCTCGCGAGCAGGGCGCGGCGCCGGCTGGCCGGACACGGGGACCCGACCGGAGTCGTCTCCGCCGACCGGGGGCCGGCGGTGAGGGCGTTCATCGCGGCCTCACGTGACGGAGACTTCGATGCCCTCGTCGAGTTGCTCGACCCGGACGCGATCTTTCGCACCCACTCCGACGAGGCCGATCCGGCGGTGATCGTCGGCGGTACCGCGATCGCCGAGGCGTTCCGCGGGCGCGCCGTCACCGCCTACGCGGCGCTGCTCGACGGTGTCGTGGGTATCGCGGTGCCGATCGGCGGTCCGGTGCTGCTGGTCACCGAATTCACCTTCGGTGCGGGCGGCCACATCGCGGCGATCGACACCACCCTGCGCCGAGCGGAACTGGAGGTGATGGACATCCGCGCGCTCGGGGACTGA
- the pheT gene encoding phenylalanine--tRNA ligase subunit beta gives MRAPLSWFTDVLRQGDPAWSATAEEVDAGFVRVGFEIEDIEPFPEITGPLVVGRVESIEELTEFKKPIRFCQVDVGEEQPRGIVCGARNFAEGDLIVAALPGVVLPGPFEIAARKTYGKTSDGMICSVAEMGIGADASGILVLAPGTAAPGADAREVLGLADTAIDINVTPDRGYAFSVRGLGRELAGSFGVPFVDPGADRPALAHIPDGQDGSRAAWPVVIEPDSSATRYTARVITGVDATAVSPWWMQKRLLVAGIRPISAIVDITNYVMIELGQPLHAFDADKITGTVTVRSAAPGEKLTTLDGAERALDPEDVVIADESGPIALAGVMGGGSTEVSGETTTVLLESATFDQVRVFRTGKRHKLTSEASKRFERIVDPEITVAASDRAAELIVEIAGGKIASPLAGVRVDTEPAVPITIAADEPDRVAGITYAPGTTANRLAEVGCAVSGTDPLTVTPASWRPDLRQRADLVEEVLRLEGLELIPAIPPRAPAGTGLTAAQRRRRGIGKVLAVDGFTEVLPYPFMPAGVFDQWGLAADDDRRRTVKVLNPLERDRPELNTTLLPGLLEMTTRNIARGQRDLALFTIGQVVIAGDNVAAVDALDVTKRPDDTQIAALDASLPHQPLYVAGVLTGLRDPAGPWGAGRAADYLDAFEAVRTAAGAAGVEIELSAVDFAPWHPGRCTAVIVDGVTVGHAGELHPAILERAGLPKRLCAFEIDIDALPLTTVLPSPKVSVFPAVLQDLAVVVEASVPSADVADALRDGAGELLESLELFDVFTGDQVGQGNKSLAFALRFRAGDRTLTEDEANTAKLAAVEEADRRIGARLR, from the coding sequence GTGCGTGCTCCACTGTCTTGGTTCACCGACGTTCTCCGGCAGGGCGACCCGGCCTGGTCGGCCACCGCGGAGGAGGTCGACGCCGGTTTCGTGCGCGTCGGTTTCGAGATCGAGGACATCGAACCGTTCCCGGAGATCACCGGCCCGCTGGTCGTCGGCCGGGTCGAATCGATCGAGGAACTGACCGAGTTCAAGAAGCCCATCCGGTTCTGCCAGGTCGACGTGGGCGAGGAGCAGCCGCGCGGCATCGTGTGCGGCGCCCGCAACTTCGCCGAGGGTGATCTGATCGTGGCGGCGCTGCCCGGTGTGGTGCTCCCGGGTCCCTTCGAGATCGCCGCCCGCAAGACGTACGGGAAAACCTCCGACGGCATGATCTGCTCGGTCGCCGAGATGGGAATCGGTGCCGACGCGTCGGGCATCCTCGTGCTCGCCCCGGGCACCGCCGCGCCGGGCGCAGACGCCCGCGAAGTGCTGGGCCTGGCCGACACCGCCATCGACATCAATGTCACCCCCGACCGCGGTTACGCGTTCTCGGTGCGTGGCCTGGGCCGGGAGCTCGCGGGCAGCTTCGGGGTACCGTTCGTCGATCCGGGCGCCGATCGCCCGGCACTCGCCCATATACCGGACGGGCAGGACGGCAGCCGCGCCGCGTGGCCGGTGGTGATCGAACCCGATTCGTCGGCCACCCGGTACACCGCCCGTGTCATCACCGGTGTCGACGCGACGGCCGTGTCGCCGTGGTGGATGCAGAAGCGTCTGCTGGTGGCCGGGATCCGCCCGATCTCGGCAATCGTCGACATCACCAACTACGTGATGATCGAACTCGGTCAGCCGCTGCACGCCTTCGACGCCGACAAGATCACCGGCACCGTCACGGTCCGGTCGGCGGCACCGGGGGAGAAGCTGACCACCCTCGACGGTGCCGAACGCGCGCTCGATCCCGAAGATGTGGTGATCGCCGATGAGTCCGGGCCGATCGCCCTGGCCGGTGTGATGGGTGGTGGCTCCACCGAGGTGTCCGGCGAGACCACCACGGTGCTGCTGGAGTCGGCGACGTTTGATCAGGTGCGGGTGTTCCGCACCGGCAAGCGGCACAAGCTGACCTCGGAGGCATCCAAGCGGTTCGAGCGGATCGTCGACCCCGAGATCACCGTCGCGGCCTCCGATCGTGCCGCCGAGTTGATCGTCGAGATCGCGGGCGGGAAGATCGCCTCCCCGCTGGCCGGTGTGCGCGTCGACACCGAGCCCGCCGTCCCGATCACCATCGCCGCCGACGAACCCGACCGGGTTGCCGGTATCACGTACGCGCCGGGCACCACCGCCAACCGCCTGGCCGAAGTGGGTTGCGCCGTGTCCGGCACCGATCCGCTGACCGTCACCCCCGCGTCGTGGCGTCCCGATCTGCGTCAGCGCGCCGATCTGGTCGAAGAGGTGCTGCGGCTGGAGGGCCTGGAACTGATTCCGGCCATCCCGCCGCGGGCGCCCGCCGGAACCGGGCTCACCGCCGCCCAGCGGCGCCGTCGCGGCATCGGGAAGGTGTTGGCTGTCGACGGTTTCACCGAGGTGCTGCCGTACCCGTTCATGCCGGCCGGGGTGTTCGATCAGTGGGGTCTGGCTGCCGACGACGATCGCCGTCGCACCGTCAAGGTGCTCAACCCGCTCGAACGGGACCGGCCCGAACTCAACACGACGCTGCTGCCGGGTCTGCTGGAGATGACGACCCGCAATATCGCTCGCGGACAACGGGATCTGGCGCTGTTCACTATCGGTCAGGTAGTCATCGCCGGCGACAACGTGGCTGCCGTCGATGCCCTCGACGTCACAAAGCGCCCCGACGACACCCAGATCGCCGCCCTCGACGCATCGTTGCCGCACCAGCCGCTGTATGTGGCCGGTGTGCTCACCGGCCTGCGTGACCCGGCGGGCCCGTGGGGTGCCGGCCGCGCCGCCGACTACCTCGACGCCTTCGAAGCGGTCCGCACCGCCGCCGGTGCCGCCGGTGTCGAGATCGAACTGTCGGCCGTCGACTTCGCGCCGTGGCATCCGGGCCGTTGCACCGCCGTCATCGTCGACGGTGTGACCGTCGGCCATGCCGGTGAACTCCACCCAGCGATCCTGGAACGTGCGGGGCTACCGAAACGGTTGTGCGCCTTTGAGATCGATATCGACGCGCTGCCCCTCACCACGGTGCTGCCCTCGCCCAAGGTGTCGGTTTTCCCGGCAGTCCTGCAAGACCTCGCCGTCGTGGTCGAGGCATCGGTGCCGTCTGCCGATGTCGCCGACGCCCTACGCGACGGTGCCGGCGAACTCCTCGAGTCACTCGAACTGTTCGACGTCTTCACCGGCGACCAGGTCGGCCAGGGCAACAAATCCCTCGCCTTCGCACTGCGCTTCCGCGCCGGTGACCGCACCCTCACCGAGGACGAGGCTAACACTGCCAAACTCGCCGCCGTCGAAGAAGCGGACCGGCGGATCGGCGCTCGGCTGCGCTGA
- a CDS encoding TA system VapC family ribonuclease toxin: MTTYLLDANVLIALTIVEHEHHARASVWAAGVERFAVCPIVEGALARFLVRIGEKPDTAVAILRQVRMRSGFEFWPDSLSYADASLGHVRGHRQVTDAYLVSLAAERGGVLATMDEALVRVVPQGAVRVPPL, from the coding sequence GTGACGACGTATCTTCTCGATGCGAATGTGCTGATAGCGCTCACGATCGTCGAACACGAGCACCACGCGCGGGCATCGGTGTGGGCAGCGGGCGTGGAGCGGTTTGCAGTCTGTCCGATCGTGGAGGGTGCCTTGGCTCGGTTCCTGGTGCGGATCGGCGAAAAGCCGGATACTGCCGTCGCGATCCTGCGTCAGGTGCGCATGAGGTCCGGATTCGAGTTCTGGCCCGACTCGCTGTCGTACGCCGACGCCTCCCTTGGTCATGTCCGTGGTCACCGCCAGGTCACCGATGCCTACCTCGTATCGTTGGCCGCTGAGCGTGGTGGAGTGCTCGCAACCATGGACGAGGCGTTGGTGAGGGTTGTGCCACAAGGTGCAGTTCGGGTCCCACCTCTCTGA
- a CDS encoding DUF1844 domain-containing protein — MTSNSYSSPGDTPDGDVIGAGDERQQTDRDNVRDLADIPSIEVITKSIVMLMSAAAEKLGLAEGAADDTVDLDEARKLITALAGLVDAAKADLGLHAAPVRDGLKGLQLAFREKSAYPDAPGDGPGEKYTGPVRG; from the coding sequence ATGACCTCAAACTCCTATTCGTCACCTGGGGATACACCCGACGGCGACGTCATCGGCGCCGGAGACGAACGGCAGCAGACCGATCGTGACAACGTCCGCGACCTCGCCGATATTCCATCCATCGAGGTCATCACCAAGTCCATCGTCATGCTGATGAGCGCCGCCGCGGAAAAGCTCGGCCTGGCCGAGGGCGCCGCCGACGACACCGTCGACCTCGACGAGGCCCGCAAGCTGATCACCGCGCTCGCCGGTCTGGTCGATGCCGCCAAGGCCGATCTCGGCCTGCACGCGGCCCCCGTCCGCGACGGACTCAAGGGCTTGCAGCTCGCCTTCCGCGAGAAGAGCGCCTACCCCGACGCCCCCGGCGACGGCCCGGGAGAGAAGTACACCGGACCGGTTCGCGGATAG
- the rpmI gene encoding 50S ribosomal protein L35, with protein sequence MPKSKTHKGTAKRFKVTGSGKIVRQKANRRHLLEHKSSRRTRRLDGVAVVSENDAPRIKRLLNR encoded by the coding sequence ATGCCGAAGAGCAAGACCCACAAGGGCACCGCGAAGCGATTCAAGGTGACCGGCAGCGGCAAGATCGTGCGCCAGAAGGCCAACCGCCGCCACCTGCTGGAGCACAAGTCGTCGCGCCGCACCCGCCGTCTCGACGGTGTCGCCGTCGTCAGTGAGAACGACGCCCCCCGCATCAAGCGCCTGCTCAACCGCTGA
- a CDS encoding IS481 family transposase has translation MTHANAPLTPEGRRRLASLIIDEGWSLRRAAERFQCSPATAKRWADRYRAGQCLTDRSSRPARSPARLPRRTERRIICLRYSRRWGPHRISYHLGIARSTVGRVLERYRMPLLSNIDQATGLPVRRPKPKRYEVDRPGRLVHVDIKKQGRIPDGGGWRAHGRGSAADRTAGVARGRAARSGAPHSRGYRYLHHAVDDHSRVAYSEILDDERKETAARFWRRANTFFAERGVEVTAVMTDNGSCYRSNAFAQALAETGIKHKKTKPYRPQTNGKVERFNRTLAAEWAYARPYTSEAERTTAYTAWLHHYNHHRPHTGIGGQVPSGRVHNLTGKYT, from the coding sequence GTGACTCACGCTAACGCACCTTTGACGCCCGAGGGGCGTCGCCGTCTTGCTTCCCTGATCATCGATGAGGGCTGGTCTTTGCGGCGCGCTGCCGAACGGTTCCAGTGTTCGCCGGCCACGGCCAAGCGGTGGGCCGACCGTTACCGCGCCGGCCAGTGCCTGACCGACCGCAGTTCCCGCCCCGCCCGCTCACCGGCCCGGCTGCCCCGACGCACCGAACGACGAATCATCTGCCTGCGTTACTCCCGCCGGTGGGGACCGCACCGGATCTCCTATCACCTGGGTATCGCGCGTTCGACGGTCGGTCGGGTCCTGGAGCGCTACCGGATGCCGCTGCTGTCGAACATCGACCAGGCCACCGGACTACCGGTGCGCAGACCGAAACCGAAACGGTACGAGGTCGACCGGCCCGGACGACTCGTGCACGTCGACATCAAGAAGCAAGGCCGAATCCCCGACGGTGGTGGCTGGCGTGCTCATGGTCGCGGATCGGCCGCGGACCGTACTGCCGGTGTGGCCCGTGGCCGGGCAGCACGCTCGGGAGCACCGCACTCGCGGGGCTACCGCTACCTGCACCATGCCGTCGACGACCACTCCCGGGTGGCGTATTCGGAGATCCTCGACGACGAACGGAAAGAGACCGCGGCCAGATTCTGGCGGCGCGCCAACACGTTCTTCGCCGAGCGCGGCGTCGAAGTGACCGCGGTAATGACCGACAACGGTTCCTGCTACCGCTCCAACGCGTTCGCCCAGGCACTGGCCGAGACCGGGATCAAGCACAAGAAGACCAAGCCGTATCGGCCGCAGACGAACGGGAAGGTCGAACGTTTCAACCGAACCCTGGCCGCCGAGTGGGCCTACGCCCGCCCCTACACCAGCGAAGCCGAACGCACCACCGCCTACACCGCGTGGCTGCACCACTACAATCACCACCGACCCCACACCGGAATCGGAGGCCAAGTCCCCTCAGGCCGCGTTCACAACCTCACGGGGAAGTACACCTAG
- a CDS encoding carboxymuconolactone decarboxylase family protein produces the protein MSAPRMTAPAYVLPGVADAMQAIGKAVEATGLSPELLELVHLHASRLNYCSVCVDGHWRLARRFGASEEKLFAVGVWRHAPYYSGAERIALEITEELTLLPGHPEALGDELWDRAAAEFSEGQLAGLIIAVAQINSWNRMNHAVHGQAGSWRP, from the coding sequence ATGTCCGCACCCCGTATGACCGCCCCCGCCTACGTCCTACCGGGCGTCGCCGACGCCATGCAAGCGATCGGCAAGGCCGTCGAGGCCACCGGCCTGTCCCCCGAACTCCTCGAACTCGTCCATCTGCACGCGAGCCGGCTCAACTACTGCAGTGTGTGCGTCGACGGCCACTGGCGACTTGCCCGCAGGTTCGGCGCGAGCGAGGAGAAGCTGTTCGCCGTCGGTGTGTGGCGGCACGCGCCGTACTACTCCGGCGCCGAACGGATCGCACTGGAGATCACCGAGGAACTGACCCTGTTGCCCGGGCACCCGGAGGCGCTCGGCGACGAGCTATGGGACCGGGCGGCGGCCGAGTTCTCCGAGGGGCAGCTCGCCGGCCTGATCATCGCTGTCGCACAGATTAATTCGTGGAACCGGATGAATCATGCGGTGCACGGCCAGGCCGGGTCCTGGCGCCCGTAG
- the pheS gene encoding phenylalanine--tRNA ligase subunit alpha, whose translation MANSDAPTADGTWTFPEPAELDAAASAAIEAFAAAADLDALAEAKTAHLGDRSPIALARRALGSIPKDQRSAGGKLVNEVRGKVSAALDARTEVLHAERDAAVLVAESVDVTLPSGRRRVGARHPITVIAEQVADVFIGMGWEIAEGPEVETEHHNFDALNFLPDHPARSMQDTFYIAPEGSRQVLRTHTSPVQVRSMLTRELPIYVACPGRTFRTDELDATHTPVFHQIEGLAVDKGLTLANLRGTLEVFAKALFGPDTTTRMRPSYFPFTEPSAEVDVWFPGKKGGAGWVEWGGCGMVNPNVLRASGIDPDVYSGFAFGMGLERTLQFRNDLPDMRDMVEGDVRFTQPFGPAV comes from the coding sequence GTGGCCAACTCTGACGCCCCCACCGCCGACGGAACGTGGACGTTCCCGGAACCGGCCGAGCTCGACGCCGCCGCGTCGGCTGCGATCGAGGCGTTTGCCGCTGCCGCCGATCTCGACGCCCTCGCCGAGGCGAAGACCGCCCATCTGGGCGACAGGTCGCCGATCGCGCTCGCCCGCCGCGCCCTGGGCAGCATTCCCAAGGACCAGCGATCCGCCGGCGGCAAACTCGTCAACGAGGTGCGCGGCAAGGTGAGCGCCGCCCTCGACGCGCGCACCGAGGTGCTGCACGCCGAACGCGACGCCGCGGTGCTGGTCGCGGAGTCGGTCGACGTGACACTGCCGAGCGGCCGTCGCCGCGTCGGCGCCCGGCATCCCATCACGGTGATCGCCGAGCAGGTGGCCGACGTGTTCATCGGCATGGGCTGGGAGATCGCCGAAGGCCCCGAGGTGGAGACCGAGCACCACAACTTCGACGCCCTCAACTTCCTGCCCGACCATCCGGCCCGTTCGATGCAGGACACCTTCTACATCGCACCCGAAGGCTCCCGGCAGGTATTGCGCACCCACACCTCACCTGTACAGGTGCGCTCGATGCTAACCCGCGAACTGCCGATCTACGTGGCCTGCCCGGGCCGCACGTTCCGTACCGACGAACTCGACGCCACCCACACCCCGGTGTTCCATCAGATCGAGGGCCTGGCCGTCGACAAGGGGCTGACGCTGGCCAACCTGCGCGGAACACTGGAGGTGTTCGCCAAGGCGCTGTTCGGTCCCGACACCACCACCCGGATGCGGCCGAGCTACTTCCCGTTCACCGAGCCGTCCGCCGAGGTCGACGTGTGGTTCCCCGGCAAGAAGGGCGGCGCCGGCTGGGTGGAGTGGGGCGGCTGCGGCATGGTCAACCCGAACGTGTTGCGGGCCAGTGGAATCGACCCCGACGTGTATTCCGGGTTCGCGTTCGGTATGGGCCTGGAACGTACTCTGCAGTTCCGCAACGACCTGCCCGACATGCGCGACATGGTCGAGGGCGACGTCCGCTTCACCCAGCCGTTCGGCCCCGCAGTCTGA